In a genomic window of Magnolia sinica isolate HGM2019 chromosome 14, MsV1, whole genome shotgun sequence:
- the LOC131224939 gene encoding uncharacterized protein LOC131224939, which produces MVLQKVSEAKNMNERVGVADEQVVEANKSGKNLTQKKESKTTAEKQDDGAIEKEIKDDREDKKEEARVDDKDLKVDKDVAGNKMEAGVAKHKDPKKDSHEGKRERAKDEKEKQTKNGKDGPKRKSSDEGKGEA; this is translated from the coding sequence ATGGTATTACAGAAAGTAAGTGAAgcaaaaaatatgaatgaacgaGTTGGAGTTGCTGATGAGCAGGTAGTTGAAGCCAACAAATCCGGAAAGAATTTAACCCAGAAAAAGGAGTCTAAAACAACTGCCGAGAAGCAAGATGATGGTGCTATTGAAAAAGAAATCAAGGATGACAGGGAGGATAAAAAGGAAGAGGCAAGAGTAGATGATAAGGATCTCAAGGTTGACAAAGATGTTGCTGGGAATAAAATGGAGGCTGGGGTTGCAAAGCATAAAGATCCGAAGAAGGATAGTCATGAGGGCAAAAGGGAAAGAGCGAAGGATGAAAAAGAGAAACAAACCAAGAATGGGAAGGATGGACCTAAAAGAAAATCGAGTGATGAAGGAAAAGGGGAAGCATGA
- the LOC131224940 gene encoding protein SHORT ROOT IN SALT MEDIUM 1-like, which translates to MKNLPQHPGLFLQTKCSKGSKLYPAASLISLSLDALLDYNDKDIEESTFEKLRIKFVRERNQRKRQREEAPAKESDKETQKRSKFTDEPPVENESAKPEMQDASNPENENTMPKKEASAAGLDESNMEDNTDEEDPEEDDGEYQVTDDTVLLDPHEAGNDEEVADLQGKHDKETTDGINKMEEPTDEVKSEDKTAETNDKLVREKSNDQVAESEKSDAAAKESVVDKELLRVCN; encoded by the exons ATGAAGAACCTCCCACAACACCCTGGTTTGTTTTTACAAACAAAATGTAGCAAGGGATCTAAA TTGTATCCTGCAGCTTCGCTGATTTCACTCTCATTGGATGCGCTCCTGGATTATAATGACAAGGATATTGAGGAATCAACATTTGAg AAACTGCGTATAAAATTCGTAAGAGAAAGAAATCAACGGAAGAGGCAGCGTGAAGAAGCCCCTGCCAAAGAGAGTGACAAAGAGACACAGAAGCGATCAAAGTTTACTGATGAACCTCCTGTAGAAAATGAATCTGCTAAACCTGAAATGCAGGATGCTTCCAATCCAGAAAATGAAAATACAATGCCTAAGAAGGAGGCTTCTGCAGCTGGTCTCGATGAATCAAATATGGAGGACAATACTGATGAAGAGGATCCAGAGGAAGATGATGGTGAATATCAGGTAACGGATGATACTGTGCTATTGGATCCTCATGAG GCAGGAAATGATGAAGAGGTAGCTGATCTGCAAGGTAAGCATGACAAGGAGACAACTGATGGTATAAACAAAATGGAGGAACCCACAGATGAAGTAAAGAGTGAAGATAAAACAGCTGAGACAAATGACAAACTTGTCAGGGAAAAGAGCAATGATCAAGTGGCTGAGTCAGAGAAGTCTGATGCTGCCGCAAAGGAGTCGGTTGTTGATAAAGAACTATTACGGGTGTGTAACTGA